A single genomic interval of Chitinophaga sp. 180180018-3 harbors:
- a CDS encoding DUF4288 domain-containing protein, protein MHWFVAKVVYQIICGQGNHTPQFDEQLRLISAVSKKDACEKAREIGMQEQYAFRNQQQELVQWKFINVPEIYTLDQLTDGMELYSRIEEPGDPNSYIAWLQMKSAQLQGQQYIELNV, encoded by the coding sequence ATGCATTGGTTTGTTGCGAAAGTAGTTTATCAGATCATCTGTGGCCAGGGTAATCATACCCCGCAGTTTGATGAACAATTAAGACTGATTAGCGCCGTTTCCAAAAAAGATGCTTGTGAGAAAGCCCGTGAGATAGGTATGCAGGAACAGTATGCCTTCAGGAATCAACAGCAGGAACTGGTACAATGGAAGTTCATCAATGTACCTGAAATATATACCCTCGATCAGCTGACAGATGGTATGGAGCTTTATTCCCGCATAGAAGAGCCCGGAGATCCCAACTCTTATATTGCGTGGTTGCAAATGAAATCTGCGCAGCTGCAGGGACAGCAATACATAGAACTTAACGTATAA
- a CDS encoding histidine kinase, whose protein sequence is MKQIITGTVWLIFLASVAFWMLLYGGLLWYWFDISLWKALLDSTVHAVLLGAAGIVISRNVAYYRPADGSMKYGYVVAVSFALSIFWVCLSRWILMSAVTDDPAYIHWLNNAIPIHAFVGWILIAGIGFRSQMWYDAEEQQASRARKEATEKIAREAELFKLRQQLQPHFLFNSLNSINALIVLRPKEAREMVLKLSDFLRGSLKREDEQWITLDEELNYLQLYLDIEKVRFGHRLTTDVIPEEGTGKLMMPPMLLQPVVENAIKFGLYDTTGDITIGIKAWEKDNMLFISIQNPFDTALQQQPNKGTGFGLNSIQRRLYLLFARQDLLETSVSENIFTTIIKVPQTHDKSSNN, encoded by the coding sequence GTGAAACAAATAATTACAGGTACCGTCTGGTTGATTTTTCTTGCAAGTGTTGCCTTCTGGATGTTATTGTATGGCGGCCTGCTCTGGTACTGGTTCGATATTTCGCTGTGGAAAGCGCTGCTGGATAGTACCGTACATGCGGTGTTGCTGGGAGCCGCCGGGATTGTGATCAGCCGGAACGTAGCATATTACCGGCCTGCGGATGGATCCATGAAGTATGGGTATGTGGTAGCGGTGAGTTTTGCGTTATCCATTTTCTGGGTTTGTTTGAGCCGCTGGATACTGATGAGTGCTGTTACCGATGATCCGGCATATATCCATTGGTTAAACAATGCCATCCCGATTCACGCCTTCGTGGGCTGGATCCTGATTGCAGGAATAGGATTCAGAAGCCAGATGTGGTATGATGCGGAAGAACAACAGGCCAGTCGCGCGAGGAAAGAAGCTACTGAGAAGATTGCGCGGGAAGCCGAGCTCTTTAAATTAAGGCAACAGCTGCAGCCACATTTTCTGTTCAACAGCCTGAACTCTATCAATGCGCTGATTGTGTTGCGTCCGAAAGAAGCCAGGGAAATGGTTCTGAAACTTTCTGATTTTCTGAGAGGATCACTGAAGCGGGAAGATGAGCAATGGATCACGCTCGATGAAGAACTGAATTACCTGCAGTTATACCTGGATATAGAGAAGGTTCGTTTTGGACATCGTTTAACCACCGACGTTATACCTGAAGAGGGCACCGGAAAACTGATGATGCCGCCTATGCTGCTGCAGCCGGTTGTGGAAAACGCTATCAAGTTCGGGTTGTACGATACTACCGGTGATATTACCATCGGCATAAAGGCCTGGGAAAAAGACAACATGCTGTTTATTTCTATACAAAACCCGTTTGATACAGCGTTACAGCAACAGCCCAATAAAGGTACCGGTTTTGGATTAAACTCCATACAGCGCAGGCTTTACCTGCTTTTCGCACGGCAGGATCTGCTGGAAACCAGTGTCAGTGAAAATATATTTACAACTATTATTAAAGTACCACAAACGCATGATAAAAGCAGTAATAATTGA
- a CDS encoding LytTR family transcriptional regulator DNA-binding domain-containing protein, translating to MIKAVIIDDEPLAREVVKEYLLNFPQIQVVQECNDGFDGLKAIQQHQPDIIFLDIQMPKITGFEMLELVESMPAVIFTTAFEEHAIRAFEVHAVDYLLKPFSADRFNKAVQKWLDEFQTRTAVAATAALLETASSTPVQSNRVVIKLNGKIKIIPVQDIHYLEAADDYVKIVTQEGSFLKNKTMSFFEQTLDPQQFARVHRSYMLNVNQVTRIDPYEKENHLAILRSGARVLVSKTGYPKLKAALGL from the coding sequence ATGATAAAAGCAGTAATAATTGATGACGAACCATTAGCCCGGGAAGTAGTGAAGGAGTACCTGCTGAACTTTCCGCAAATCCAGGTAGTACAGGAATGCAATGATGGATTCGATGGACTGAAAGCTATTCAACAGCATCAGCCGGATATCATTTTTCTGGATATACAGATGCCAAAGATCACTGGTTTTGAAATGCTGGAGCTGGTGGAAAGCATGCCTGCTGTTATCTTTACAACCGCTTTTGAAGAGCACGCCATCCGGGCTTTTGAAGTGCACGCAGTGGATTATCTGCTGAAGCCTTTTTCTGCCGACAGGTTTAATAAAGCGGTGCAGAAATGGCTGGATGAATTTCAGACACGCACTGCTGTTGCTGCTACCGCTGCTTTGCTGGAAACTGCTTCCAGTACACCGGTTCAAAGCAATCGGGTGGTGATAAAACTAAACGGAAAAATCAAGATCATCCCGGTACAGGATATTCATTACCTCGAGGCAGCAGATGATTATGTGAAGATCGTTACCCAGGAAGGCAGTTTCCTGAAAAATAAAACCATGTCTTTTTTCGAGCAAACGCTCGATCCGCAACAGTTTGCGCGGGTACACCGTTCGTATATGCTCAATGTGAACCAGGTAACGCGTATAGATCCTTACGAAAAGGAAAACCACCTGGCTATTTTGCGCAGCGGTGCGCGTGTGCTGGTTAGCAAAACCGGCTATCCTAAGCTGAAAGCCGCACTGGGACTATAA
- a CDS encoding IS3 family transposase codes for MELLLKVAGMARSTYYYYLKQVSVPDKHAILKGAITALYHQHKGRYGYRRITAALRRSGREINHKTVLKMMRACNLKSLVRVKKYRSYKGQQGRIAPNLLKRDFKAEKPCQKWVTDVTMFMVGDQKLYLSPIMDLYNGEIVSYSLSERSTFQPIIDMLQNAFPRLPTDSKLILHSDQGWQYQMKQYQKMLIDCNIEQSMSGKGNCLDNAAMESFFSVLKTELFYLEKFDSITVLKQQIEEYIGYYNNDRIKLKLNGLSPVNYRTQAI; via the coding sequence TTGGAGTTACTGCTGAAGGTGGCAGGGATGGCTCGAAGTACTTATTATTACTATCTCAAACAAGTGTCAGTACCTGATAAACATGCCATATTAAAAGGAGCAATAACAGCGCTTTACCATCAGCATAAAGGTAGATATGGCTACAGACGCATAACAGCAGCATTGAGGCGATCAGGCAGGGAAATTAATCACAAGACAGTACTGAAAATGATGAGGGCCTGTAATTTGAAAAGCCTGGTCAGGGTAAAAAAATACAGATCTTATAAAGGGCAGCAGGGCAGAATCGCGCCCAATCTGCTAAAGAGGGATTTTAAAGCAGAGAAGCCCTGCCAAAAATGGGTTACAGATGTAACCATGTTTATGGTAGGAGATCAAAAGCTCTATCTTTCTCCTATAATGGATCTGTACAATGGGGAAATAGTAAGTTATAGTCTATCGGAACGCTCCACCTTTCAGCCAATCATTGATATGCTTCAAAATGCCTTCCCCAGGCTGCCTACCGATAGCAAACTGATATTACACTCTGATCAGGGATGGCAATACCAGATGAAACAATATCAAAAGATGCTGATTGACTGCAATATCGAGCAGAGCATGTCTGGAAAAGGTAATTGTTTGGACAATGCTGCTATGGAGAGTTTCTTTAGTGTCCTAAAAACAGAGTTGTTCTATCTTGAAAAATTTGACTCTATTACAGTCTTAAAACAGCAGATTGAAGAATATATTGGCTACTACAATAACGATAGAATCAAACTAAAATTAAATGGCCTGAGCCCTGTAAATTACCGAACTCAGGCCATTTAA
- a CDS encoding flavodoxin reductase → MERHIVKILAVNPVTHNVRQYTVEKPHGYTFIPGQATEVAINKPGWEEERRPFTFTGLNSWRDLEFTIKSYNDHDGVTRQLGQLEAGDELILHDVWGAIRYKGEGVFIAGGAGVTPFIAIFRDLQQNGMLGNNQLICSNKTLGDIILKDEFEMMLGKRFINTLTAQEVAAYDHHTIDEAYLREKIHDFSQHFYICGPDLMVQQLKMTLEKLTGNDELVTVEL, encoded by the coding sequence ATGGAGCGCCATATCGTTAAAATTCTGGCAGTAAATCCCGTTACGCACAACGTGCGGCAATATACCGTAGAGAAACCCCATGGGTATACCTTTATCCCTGGCCAGGCTACAGAAGTGGCCATCAATAAACCCGGCTGGGAAGAGGAAAGGCGCCCCTTTACCTTTACAGGCCTGAACAGTTGGAGAGACCTGGAATTCACGATTAAGAGCTACAACGATCACGACGGCGTGACCCGTCAGTTAGGTCAGTTAGAGGCCGGAGATGAGCTTATCCTGCACGATGTATGGGGAGCCATCCGGTATAAGGGAGAAGGCGTGTTTATTGCCGGCGGTGCAGGAGTAACCCCTTTTATTGCCATCTTCCGGGACCTCCAGCAAAATGGAATGCTGGGGAATAACCAGCTTATCTGCTCCAACAAAACATTAGGGGATATTATCCTGAAAGATGAATTTGAAATGATGCTGGGCAAGCGCTTTATAAATACGCTTACCGCCCAGGAAGTAGCGGCATATGACCATCACACCATCGATGAAGCCTATTTAAGGGAAAAAATACACGATTTCAGCCAACATTTCTATATCTGCGGTCCCGATCTTATGGTACAACAACTGAAGATGACACTGGAAAAACTGACCGGGAATGACGAGTTGGTGACGGTAGAACTCTGA
- a CDS encoding L,D-transpeptidase family protein, whose protein sequence is MKKRILTISLLCGSGVCLLLACTNSKKKHTAPKQKQIVTNIRQLDEVVTESITERLSVLKDNEGEMEDSIPAFRPSAIQEFYGKEKPVSHWSKNGVASEVADSMLYLIQHADDAGLPANRYHEPALTAAWQQMNSDANAKKDAALWAKVDVLLTDGFMKMASDLHYGIAPRDSVTLRKDSVFTDAQLVAKLQQALNEKNVTGMLHSLEPTHAGYLALKEGIQSFKEKYRDYRWDTLPLNYTDTAVFRQLVVNRLVQSGHLDTAGRAIDTALIKSSIKAFQKEFNIYPDGVAVKRTVIALNRSMHDWIMQAGINLDRWRKLPDSMPVRYIMVNLPGYTLRVIDSGEVRLESKVIVGAPRTRTPLLNSYMTNFLLFPYWRVPYSIVFKEMLPAIQKNVGYLASKNLEVIDRNGEVVDPHTIDWHKLSKGHFPYVLRQMDGEDNSLGVMKFNFRNKYSVYLHDTNNRGLFKNSMRAMSHGCVRVQQWDSLAKFLVSADSIGHKADSIPVWLAREEKRQVDLPRHIPIYLRYFTAEGQKGNLVFFDDIYGEDKVIRKKLGIGN, encoded by the coding sequence ATGAAGAAAAGAATTTTAACTATTAGTTTGTTGTGCGGATCTGGAGTATGCTTATTGTTAGCCTGTACCAATAGTAAAAAGAAGCATACCGCCCCAAAACAAAAACAGATTGTAACCAACATCAGGCAACTGGATGAAGTGGTAACCGAAAGTATCACTGAAAGACTATCAGTATTGAAAGACAATGAAGGAGAGATGGAAGATAGCATTCCCGCCTTCAGGCCTTCAGCCATCCAGGAATTTTATGGAAAAGAAAAGCCGGTAAGTCATTGGTCTAAAAATGGTGTGGCCAGTGAAGTGGCGGATTCCATGTTGTATCTGATACAACATGCGGATGATGCCGGGCTACCAGCTAACCGTTATCATGAGCCGGCACTGACTGCTGCATGGCAACAGATGAATAGCGATGCCAATGCAAAAAAAGATGCTGCACTTTGGGCAAAGGTAGATGTACTGCTGACAGATGGCTTTATGAAAATGGCTTCTGATCTGCACTATGGCATTGCTCCCAGAGACAGCGTAACCCTTCGAAAAGATTCTGTATTTACCGACGCGCAACTGGTTGCAAAACTGCAGCAGGCCCTGAATGAAAAGAATGTTACCGGTATGTTGCATTCACTGGAGCCTACACATGCAGGATACCTTGCATTGAAAGAAGGTATACAATCGTTTAAAGAGAAATACCGGGATTATCGCTGGGATACACTACCGCTGAATTATACGGATACTGCGGTTTTCAGGCAATTGGTAGTAAACCGCCTGGTACAAAGCGGGCATCTGGACACCGCCGGAAGGGCAATAGATACTGCGCTGATAAAGAGCAGCATCAAAGCATTCCAGAAGGAGTTCAATATCTATCCCGATGGTGTTGCCGTAAAGAGAACAGTAATAGCATTGAACCGGTCTATGCACGACTGGATTATGCAGGCAGGCATTAACCTCGACAGGTGGCGCAAACTGCCTGACTCCATGCCGGTACGTTATATCATGGTAAACCTGCCGGGTTATACCCTGCGGGTAATCGATAGTGGAGAAGTAAGGTTGGAATCGAAGGTGATTGTGGGAGCGCCACGTACACGTACGCCATTGCTGAATTCCTATATGACGAATTTCCTCCTGTTCCCTTATTGGAGAGTACCGTACAGCATCGTATTTAAAGAGATGTTGCCGGCAATCCAAAAGAATGTGGGCTACCTCGCGTCTAAAAACCTGGAGGTAATAGACCGGAACGGAGAAGTGGTAGATCCGCATACGATCGACTGGCACAAGCTTAGCAAAGGCCATTTTCCGTACGTATTGCGGCAGATGGATGGAGAGGATAATTCATTGGGCGTAATGAAATTCAACTTCCGGAATAAATACAGCGTATATCTGCACGATACCAACAACCGTGGCCTGTTTAAGAACTCTATGCGTGCCATGAGTCATGGTTGCGTAAGAGTACAGCAATGGGACAGCCTTGCGAAGTTCCTTGTATCCGCAGATTCCATTGGCCATAAAGCCGATAGTATCCCGGTATGGCTGGCCAGAGAAGAGAAACGACAGGTGGATTTGCCCAGGCATATCCCCATTTATCTTCGCTATTTCACAGCAGAAGGGCAGAAGGGCAACCTGGTGTTCTTTGATGATATTTATGGAGAAGATAAAGTGATCAGGAAGAAATTAGGAATTGGTAATTAA
- a CDS encoding SGNH/GDSL hydrolase family protein has translation MSPLKYLALGDSYTIGEMVPESDRFPVQAATLLRQHGFDIATPRIIATTGWTTDELAAGIETAHITAIYDVVTLLIGVNNQYRGRTVAEYIPEFTGLLQQAIAFAGNRPDRVVVLSIPDWGVTPFATGRDREQIATEIDAYNAANKAVAGELKVSYLDITPFTREAAHDNTLVAPDGLHPSGKDYHRWALALVPLLEKALKQH, from the coding sequence ATGAGTCCCCTCAAATATCTCGCTTTGGGCGACAGTTATACCATTGGAGAAATGGTTCCGGAATCTGATCGCTTTCCCGTACAGGCGGCAACGTTGCTCAGGCAACATGGATTCGATATAGCAACGCCCCGCATCATTGCCACCACCGGGTGGACTACCGATGAACTGGCGGCTGGTATTGAGACTGCTCATATTACAGCTATTTATGATGTAGTAACCCTGCTCATAGGAGTTAACAATCAATACCGGGGCCGTACCGTAGCGGAATATATACCGGAATTTACCGGGCTTTTACAGCAGGCCATTGCATTTGCGGGGAACAGACCAGACCGTGTGGTGGTACTGTCTATCCCGGACTGGGGAGTAACACCCTTTGCGACCGGTCGCGACCGGGAGCAGATTGCCACCGAAATAGATGCTTATAATGCGGCTAACAAGGCCGTAGCCGGGGAGTTGAAGGTATCCTACCTGGATATCACGCCATTCACACGGGAAGCGGCTCACGATAATACGTTAGTAGCGCCCGATGGATTACATCCTTCCGGTAAGGATTATCATCGCTGGGCCCTGGCGCTGGTTCCCTTGCTGGAAAAGGCACTGAAACAACATTAA
- a CDS encoding AraC family transcriptional regulator has product MPVTDLYIKNMVCPRCIKVVTEAIEAQHLQVKDIQLGKATVEGTVDDTQIQQLAQALQKEGFTLIDDKKQQLINGIKSIIVQTVHHSELDEMRENFSTLLSGKLQKDYHYLSNLFSESEGTTIEQYIIQQKIEKVKELLVYNELSLSEISYKLGYSSVAHLSAQFKKVTGLTPSQFKQLKAPGRISIDKL; this is encoded by the coding sequence ATGCCTGTAACGGATCTGTATATAAAAAACATGGTATGCCCCCGCTGTATCAAAGTAGTAACTGAAGCTATAGAAGCGCAGCACCTGCAGGTAAAGGATATACAGCTGGGTAAAGCAACCGTGGAAGGAACGGTGGATGACACCCAAATACAACAGCTGGCACAAGCCCTGCAAAAGGAAGGGTTTACACTGATAGATGATAAAAAACAGCAATTGATCAACGGTATCAAGAGCATCATTGTGCAAACAGTTCATCATTCTGAGCTGGATGAAATGAGGGAAAATTTTTCTACCTTACTGTCCGGAAAACTACAGAAAGACTATCACTACCTCAGCAACCTGTTTTCAGAATCGGAAGGCACTACCATCGAGCAATATATTATTCAGCAGAAAATAGAGAAAGTAAAAGAATTACTGGTATATAACGAGCTGAGTTTAAGTGAGATTAGCTATAAGCTGGGATACAGCAGTGTAGCGCATCTTTCTGCACAATTCAAAAAAGTTACCGGTCTTACACCCAGTCAGTTTAAACAATTAAAAGCTCCCGGGCGTATATCTATAGACAAGCTGTAG
- a CDS encoding helix-turn-helix domain-containing protein gives MDKRIKYSLAQKQIAVKSVLSGHDTFSSAARKIGGTDTTIHRWVNLYKLHGQAGLQQRPGNYTGTFKFQVLQYMFEKGLSLMQTAMIFGITQDNIVGRWLKKYEREGAAGLLKETRGRKSSTMTKKSKKSKKPVTDPTQAKLAALEAELLYLRAENAYLKKLDALIQEEKAAQDQNKRQEPSEN, from the coding sequence ATGGATAAGCGAATCAAATACAGTTTAGCACAAAAGCAAATAGCAGTTAAGTCCGTACTGTCAGGTCATGACACATTTAGCTCAGCTGCCCGCAAGATCGGAGGCACCGATACCACAATTCACCGTTGGGTCAATCTTTATAAGCTTCATGGACAAGCAGGATTACAGCAGCGCCCAGGTAATTATACAGGAACATTTAAATTCCAGGTGCTCCAGTATATGTTTGAAAAGGGGTTATCTTTAATGCAAACAGCCATGATTTTTGGTATTACCCAGGATAATATAGTTGGTCGATGGCTTAAAAAGTATGAACGAGAGGGAGCTGCCGGGTTGTTAAAAGAGACAAGAGGCCGAAAAAGTTCGACGATGACAAAAAAATCGAAAAAGAGTAAAAAACCAGTAACAGATCCAACACAGGCCAAACTAGCGGCTTTAGAGGCAGAGCTGTTGTATTTGCGGGCGGAGAATGCCTACCTAAAAAAGTTGGATGCCTTAATTCAGGAAGAAAAAGCCGCTCAGGATCAAAACAAGCGGCAAGAGCCATCAGAGAATTAA
- the icd gene encoding NADP-dependent isocitrate dehydrogenase codes for MPAEKISMNNGLLQVPAQPIIPFIEGDGIGPDIWRASVRVFDAAVEKAYGGDRKIEWKEVLAGEKAFQQTGEWLPKETLDALKEYLVSIKGPLSTPVGGGIRSLNVAMRQELDLYACVRPVRWFNKVPSPVKHPEKVDMVIFRENTEDIYAGIEYMTGTPEAKKLLDFLQNEMGVKQIRFPETTSLGIKPVSIEGTERLVRAAILYALEHKRPSVTLVHKGNIMKFTEGGFKNWGYTLAEREFGDKVYTWEHWEKTKKALGEEEANKELKVATAHGKLLIKDVIADNFLQQILLAPQDYSVVATLNLNGDYISDALAAAVGGIGIAPGANINYKTGHAVFEATHGTAPRFANTNTMNPSSVILSGVMMLEYMGWKEAAAIITHGLSTAIMRKRVTIDFYNLMDDATLVKTSEFADEVIKQMVTASH; via the coding sequence ATGCCGGCAGAAAAAATATCGATGAACAATGGCCTGTTACAGGTCCCTGCACAACCCATCATCCCATTTATAGAAGGCGACGGAATTGGTCCCGACATCTGGAGAGCCAGTGTTCGTGTATTCGACGCAGCTGTGGAAAAAGCCTATGGTGGTGATCGGAAAATTGAATGGAAAGAAGTACTGGCAGGTGAAAAAGCCTTCCAGCAAACAGGCGAATGGCTGCCGAAGGAAACGCTGGATGCACTGAAAGAGTACCTGGTATCCATCAAAGGCCCGCTGTCTACCCCCGTTGGAGGTGGTATCCGTTCTCTTAATGTGGCCATGCGCCAGGAACTGGACCTGTACGCCTGCGTAAGACCTGTACGTTGGTTCAACAAGGTACCTTCTCCTGTGAAACATCCGGAGAAAGTAGACATGGTGATTTTCCGCGAAAATACGGAAGACATCTATGCGGGTATAGAGTACATGACTGGTACACCGGAAGCAAAAAAACTGCTCGATTTCCTCCAGAATGAAATGGGCGTTAAGCAGATCAGGTTCCCTGAAACTACTTCTCTGGGCATCAAACCGGTATCCATCGAAGGTACTGAGCGGCTGGTACGCGCAGCTATCCTTTATGCGCTCGAACATAAACGCCCTTCTGTTACCCTCGTTCACAAAGGTAACATCATGAAGTTCACCGAAGGTGGTTTCAAAAACTGGGGCTATACACTCGCTGAAAGAGAGTTTGGTGACAAAGTATATACCTGGGAGCATTGGGAAAAAACCAAGAAGGCACTGGGTGAAGAAGAAGCCAATAAAGAACTGAAAGTAGCAACAGCACACGGCAAACTGCTGATCAAGGATGTTATCGCTGATAACTTCCTGCAACAGATATTGCTCGCGCCGCAAGACTACTCCGTAGTAGCCACGCTGAACCTGAATGGCGATTATATCTCCGATGCATTGGCTGCTGCCGTAGGCGGTATTGGTATTGCCCCTGGCGCCAACATCAACTACAAAACCGGTCATGCTGTTTTCGAAGCTACGCACGGTACTGCTCCCCGTTTCGCAAACACCAACACCATGAACCCTTCATCAGTGATCCTCAGTGGTGTCATGATGCTGGAATACATGGGCTGGAAAGAAGCGGCTGCAATCATTACCCACGGCCTCAGCACAGCTATCATGCGCAAACGTGTCACCATCGATTTCTACAACCTGATGGATGATGCTACCCTGGTAAAAACCAGCGAATTTGCGGATGAAGTGATAAAACAAATGGTAACTGCCAGCCACTAA
- a CDS encoding NADP-dependent isocitrate dehydrogenase: MAEKIKVANPVVELDGDEMTRIIWKFIKDKLILPYLDVNIKYFDLGMEHRDATNDQVTIDAANAIKEVGVGIKCATITPDEARVKEFNLKQMWKSPNGTIRNILDGTVFREPIVMSNVPRLVPNWTAPICIGRHAFGDQYRATDFVTKGKGKLTIKFEGENGEVIEHEVYNFKGDGVALAMYNTDESIKGFARACFNQALMKKWPLYLSTKNTILKKYDGRFKDIFEEIYQQEFKAQFDANGLTYEHRLIDDMVASALKWHGNFVWACKNYDGDVQSDTVAQGFGSLGLMTSTLITPDGKTMEAEAAHGTVTRHYRDHQAGKPTSTNPIASIFAWTRGLEFRGKLDSNQALIDFCHALEQVCIETVESGKMTKDLAVCIHGNKVEHGKHYLYTEEFLDALDAALKAKLQK; the protein is encoded by the coding sequence ATGGCAGAAAAAATTAAAGTTGCTAATCCGGTGGTAGAACTGGATGGTGATGAGATGACACGGATCATCTGGAAATTCATCAAGGACAAACTGATACTTCCATACCTGGATGTTAATATCAAATATTTTGATCTGGGCATGGAGCATCGCGATGCGACCAACGACCAGGTGACTATCGATGCAGCCAATGCTATCAAAGAAGTTGGTGTTGGTATCAAATGCGCTACCATTACTCCGGATGAAGCACGTGTAAAGGAATTCAACCTGAAACAAATGTGGAAGTCTCCGAACGGAACTATCCGTAATATTCTGGATGGTACTGTATTCCGCGAGCCTATCGTTATGAGTAATGTGCCCCGTCTCGTTCCTAACTGGACTGCCCCCATCTGCATAGGCCGTCATGCTTTCGGCGATCAGTACCGCGCTACTGACTTCGTTACCAAAGGCAAAGGCAAACTGACTATTAAATTCGAAGGAGAGAATGGTGAAGTGATCGAACATGAAGTATATAACTTCAAAGGAGATGGTGTTGCCCTCGCGATGTACAATACCGACGAATCTATCAAAGGCTTTGCACGTGCCTGCTTCAACCAGGCGCTGATGAAAAAATGGCCACTGTACCTGAGCACCAAAAACACCATCCTGAAAAAATACGATGGTCGTTTTAAAGATATTTTTGAAGAAATCTATCAGCAGGAATTCAAAGCACAGTTCGATGCTAACGGCTTAACCTACGAGCACCGCCTCATCGATGACATGGTTGCCAGCGCACTGAAATGGCACGGAAACTTCGTATGGGCTTGTAAAAACTACGACGGCGACGTACAGTCCGACACTGTTGCACAAGGTTTCGGTTCCCTCGGCCTGATGACTTCTACCCTCATTACTCCCGATGGTAAAACAATGGAGGCCGAAGCTGCACACGGTACTGTAACCCGCCACTATCGCGATCACCAGGCTGGTAAGCCTACTTCCACCAACCCTATCGCTTCTATTTTCGCATGGACCCGCGGTCTGGAATTCCGTGGTAAGCTGGATAGCAACCAGGCACTGATCGACTTCTGCCACGCACTGGAGCAGGTTTGTATCGAAACTGTTGAAAGCGGCAAAATGACCAAAGATCTCGCGGTTTGTATCCACGGAAACAAAGTAGAACACGGTAAACATTACCTGTATACAGAAGAGTTCCTCGATGCACTGGATGCTGCGCTGAAAGCAAAGCTGCAGAAGTAA